The Bos indicus x Bos taurus breed Angus x Brahman F1 hybrid chromosome 3, Bos_hybrid_MaternalHap_v2.0, whole genome shotgun sequence genome segment atatacgCAAGATGaattcctagaagtgggattgctaggcaCAAGTGACTATGTAGTTTACATAAAGATTGATcaatttttctccaattttatttcattactttgTTCTCTTATGAGCAAAGTATGAAAAGTCTATTTCTCTGCAGTTGGCTCAATAAAGTGTGCTTAAAACATCTGGATTTTTGTCAGTCTGAAGGTGATAGAAGTATCTCAAAGTAGTTTAAAGTTGCATGCATCATTATGAGTTAAGATGAATATCTTCTCATGTATTTAAGCgtctttattcttttataaatgcCTATTTGGGGAAGGATTGCCCACACTCCAAATTAAGCATCTTGAGGAAAGggattatgttttattcatttcataaCTTTGCCCAGTAAGAGGCATGGGAAATAAGAAGCATTTACTAAACATATTTCATGAATAACAGAATCACTGGTTTCCCCTCTCCATGCACTACTGTTGCTTTTTGTTAACACTTTTTTCTAACCTTTGGATCACATTTTTTCTTGGAAAACAGTATTTCAAGTAAATGTATGCctaatatagaatatatagatagataaaatttgaattacttatacaattatttttaaaacaatttttcacCTATTCCTTTCTAATAATTTCTTGTAACACAggcttttttcaaatattaataatcaTTGTACAATGTTGAAACttgaaatactgtttttttttttttttttcacttaacactcTAACAGatgttcttcattatctcctttGCTAAATCACGGATCTCTTGATGGAGGTATCACACCTCGTTCTTTTCTTTTGCTCCATTTCTAATACAGGATACGTATTAGTTAAGAGAGCATGTTTTGCTGGTGGGGGATGACATGTGAGGAAAATAAACAATTTCCTAAACTTGGAATGCTCTAACTTCTATTTTCCCTCTTTGTGCTATCTTTAAGACATATTTCACTCATTTATCTACAATGCCATATATTTTGCATATGTATTTTGTATTGATTTGGGTTTGTGTTTGAACTTCTTATAAACAAGTATTTGTATCATAGTGATTGTTTTCTGAAGGCAAACAAACAGCCTTATATACTGTTTTAGTGCAAGCCATGATGGTATACAACTGAGTACTCCAAAACATGGGGAAAGTCTGTCCCAGAATCTGTCTTATAGATCCATAAACGCAGCTACAAATTAGGAGTGTTTTTGTATTTGGGAATGTGAAGGATACAGCAGTTTCATCAATGGTAGTTGTAACCATTTATCCTGGAGAAatgccagttgtttcatttgaagTGGAATCTCTACAAAAGGCTAGAAAAGACTGAACAAGATCCTTTACATGCCCAAGCATCAGAAAAAATTTTACTCAAggattaattcttccaatcttaTGGTTacattattttctaaagaaaaacacTCAAAATCACATATCACACTTTAATGTCATTAAAACAACTCCAGATCTCACAGGAAGATTTTCCTGGATGATTTGAGGAGTTGAGGAATGAATTCTCTCAAGTTTATGTGGTCTATCTGCAAACCTTTCCTGGTTAATGTTCTGATAGCCAATTtaattttgctgttattttttcttctgcttctgattcCTAAATGTGAAACCACATTTACACTGACCTATGATGCAAATCTACTATTCCCCAGTGGATTAATTCTTTCAATCTGTTACTTATGTGACTTTTATATCCAAACAGTCCATGCCTATGTAAAATGCCCAATCAAGGTCAGAATTTAAATGAACTGATTGTAGGGCTTTTATGAAGATAATGCTGATGGTAATAAAAAATGACATGACTATGGAAAACTGAAAAAgcattatgttcagttcagttcagtctttcagtcatgtccaactcttggcgaccccatggactgcagcacgccaggcttccttgtacatcaccaactcctggagcttgctccaactcatgtccattgagtcagtgatgccattcaaccatctcatcctctgttgtcccgttctcctcctgccttcaatctttcccagcatcagggtctttttaatgagtcagctctttgcatcaggtggccaaagtattagagcttcagttttagtatcagtccttccaatgaatattcaggactgatttcctttaggattgactggtttgatctccttgcaatccaagggaccctcaagagtcttctccaatgctatAGTTCagaagtgtcaattctttggtgctcagctttccttatggtccaactctcacatctagacatgactattggaaaaaacattaTGTGGATGTTCCATTTAATTATAATTGTGGTAGTGGTATAAATGACAGCAATGCTGGTGGTTTTGTGATTTAGAATGGTGTTTGGTACATAGTAAATATTCAACAATAATAGAATTAATGGATAAAttgatttcctactccaggggctttcctgacccagggattgaacctgcatctcctgcaccacaggcagattcttcatcactgagccaaaagggaaggtCATGGTAAAGTtggtggtttagccactaagttgtgtccaactcttgtgaccccatggactgtatcctgccagctcctttgtccatgggattctccaggcaagaatactggagtgggttgccatttccttccccagggaatcttcccgacacagggatcaaactcaggtttcctgcatcgcaggcagattctttaccaattgagctacaagGGAGACTTGTAGTAAGTTTAGCAGTGAGCAACtttgccggagtccagctccagcggccagggattcaacctgaagagatgaacGGTGTCAGTGAgtaatgagacagcctctcagttttcttggactgcctatttatttcaagtttaggattctcttttatacttttacaaaaacagtaagtcagaggtttgacatattcagttccccctctcccagatttattatctccctaaatcattgttgctcttcaaacagagttcctgcttcagtgattctctggaatcagccttatcatctattatctacctcctctaatgtgtcctatagttaccttgtgattacattgtaactcatgctacattcctcagtttactacatatcttcctaaatcctgtttgcctgtaacatcctgagctcactttctcttaaaaagtcttctagctatagtgtctctaaaattcctaacttctataagttATAGTAAAATAtactaactttacaacattccttaaatctttaatttctaactattttaattatttctaagccctaaattcagtaaactcctttgccataaacattctcctcacaaataggcttcagatggcaatccctcccatggcctcaagctatggcctatgtgctcatcctggaacactcttttgtaaaagtccttaaacaaatgtcaatgattaactttatgaattattctctgagcactGCTGCAGAAgactttgtgccttctcatgctcctctcaagaacaataagcaccttaatattccttttcagtcaactcagccgaggagaggaaaaaacaagtcagaattacaaggcctaactccttcatccagGGTCCTtgcctgcggaatgaggagaggggcctggggccgtgcctccattttgtcagtaatgcctaaggTGGCTCCCAACACAACTTGATGATTTACTCTTCTTAGATCACCTAGCTCTTATTATTGGAGTTGCATGGAAATGAAACTGAGAAATCTCCTTGCAATGCAATTTTTCAGAAGATGAAACTCACTTCTGGGGCACTCAGTGTGCTATTCTGTATGTGTGCATAAAATTATGCAAGATGGGTTGTCTCTTGCCATAGAAAGCTATATGGAATTTTTGCAAAGTTTTCAAAGTGGCCTAGAAAAGGCAGTCTCCTTAAGACTTGATCCCAGAGCTCAACAGTCAGGGTTGCAAGGTTTAGAAAAGTCATTTGAGAAATAGTGCTACTCTGCATCACTTTTCTGTGCCCAACAACCTTCCCCCAGAGGAACCTCTATTGAGAGCTCATCATACCCAACAACACCAATGAACACACATTATACATCCCCTGGGAAGCCAGCATTTCCAGGAACATGAGATATAAGTACAGAAGTGTCTTGGGGTAAAAGAATGATGAAGGAAATTCTACAAGTCTTAATTTCATCCAGACAGTAATTTGGGATAGTGTATCAGAGATGAGTGGAGCTGAAGAAGAGGATTAGGGGATGAGAAAAAAATGCTAGGAACCATGGTGCTGATGTTTCCCATAGCCCAGAAACATTTTCAGTGGTTTTTGGGAACTATAAATTATCTGTGTTGTAAGTTTTAGAAAACATCAGTTCAAACTTTTTTATGTTAGAGAAAAAGAAGTTGGTTAGCCCAAAGTGTACTGCCTGTTAGCAACAGAGTAAGTTCTCAGAGCAGAATTCCTGACTTAGAGGaaggccttttcttttttaaatataataggaCTTGTTGCTGGGTGTTCTGTCTTCATGGTTTTCCTCTTTGAAAGTTCCTGTCACATTTCTTCTTTGTGGATCATCTTTCAAAGTGAGCTATTATCAGGCACTATGGACCTGAAATTTTGGGAACAGTTCTTagaaattttgcatttctttaacttCCCATCCTTTTTTCTACtccttagaaaaatgtctataaaCTCTAGAGGGTATTTCTGAAAGAGGCTTCAACACAGCCCTATATGGCTGTTTTTAATCATTAGAAACTATAGGAAAGATGGAGGTaaaggttttcttctctctcttattttcctttatacacacacacacacttaaagttgaagtatagttgatttataatattgtattagtttcatccCCAAAAGAatgtgctgtacagcaaagtaattatatatatatatatatatatatatatatatattcatttttagattTACATAAAGGTTTATTTACCttacataaatgtatatttcttaAACTTTGTAATCTTAAGGTACTAAGAGAATGGAACCTctgctgtatgtatgtgtgcttctctatttcttcttaCTGTTTGCAAATCTCAGTAAATGACAGTTTAAGTTTGAAGACTGTTGTCTATTTCCTCTGCCCTCTCTACCATCCTTTGGTTTCACTGTTTTCAACCAGCAGTTAGGTGTCTCCTGCTTCCTGATGGTGGAGCAGGAAAGAAATTCAATTTCTAGAGTCATAAGAGCACAATATTATGGTGTAGAAAAGAATAGAACTGGCATGAGGAGCCttgatttctatttccagttctggAAACAACAGTTTCTGTTGGGTCCCACCATGTGGGCCTTTAGGGCTGCAACTCTTCTATTGCAAAGTGAGGAGCATTGTTTAGATAATATCAAGTTCCTTTAAGGTGCTCAAATTGAGTATTCTTGACACTAGAGACATTTTCTGAATAGAGGAAAAGCCTTGATGTTTATTAATCCTCTGTTTTTACTCCTTGTTCCTAGAAATCATGGACCTTGTCAATCACACGTGGACCCAGAGTTTTCTCCTTGCTGGTTTCACTACCACTGGAGCCCTGCAACCTCTTGCTTTCCTGGGGACACTGTGCATCTATCTCCTCACCCTGGCAGGGAACTTGTTCATCATTGTGCTGGTTCAGGCAGATTCGAGACTGTCcacacccatgtacttcttcATCAGTGTCCTCTCCTTCTTGGAACTCTGGTATGTCAGCACCACAGTGCCTACGCTGCTGCTCACCTTGCTCCATAGGCGTTCACCCATCTCATCAACTGTGTGCTTTGTCCAGCTCTATGTCTTCCATTcactgggcatgactgagtgctACCTGTTGGGTGTCATGGCACTGGACCGCTACCTTGCCATCTGTTGCCCACTGCACTACCATGCTCTTATGAGCAGACAGGTACAGTTATGGCTAGCAGGGGTCACCTGGATGGCTGGCTTCTCAGCTGCACTTGTGCCAGCAAGCCTCACAGCTACTCTGCCCTTCTGCTTAAAAGAGGTGGCTCATTACTTCTGTGACCTAGCACCACTAATGAGGTTGGCGTGTGTGGACACAAGGTGGCATAATGGGGTCCATGGGGCAGTGATTGGTGTGGCCACAGGGTGCAATCTTGTGCTCATTTTAGGACTGTATGGGGGTATCCTGAGAGCTGTGCTGAAGCTGCCCTCAGCTGCCAGCCGTGCCAAGGCCTTTTCCACCTGTTCCTCCCACATAACTGTAGTGGTGCTTTTTTATGCTTCTGCCTTCACAGTTTATGTGGGCTCACCTGGGAGTCTCCTTGAGGGCATAGACAAGCATATTGCCTTAGTGTATGCCTTTCTTACTCCCTTTCTCAATCCTATCATCTATACCCTTCGAAACAAGGAGGTGAAGGATGCTATGAAAAGGGTCAGGGTCAGGATACGGACCATTTTGCAGGAAGTTTGACAATCTCTGTTATCATTTTGAGGTTTCTTGGTAACTGTAGGAATGAATCACCCAGTTGGTTAGTCAATTATCTTCCCAGAGTTAAAGTAAATGCCAGGGAAATAAAATCACTCACGGAAGAAGACATAAGCCTGGATTAATCAGAGTTGGAGCATATAGAGAGAAAGGAGGTATGTCTTTGGTTCCATTCCAAACAAATTGTAGAGATAtgccacaaaggaagaaaaacaaaccagaaaacatGCAAATGTTTTTGAACTTATGGCTCAGGGAAAGAGTAAGAtactgagagaaagaaagcaaactaaAGCCGAGAGGTGGCACTTTTGTCCAGTTAAGATTCCTAGAATAAGATAGAAAAGGTGGAAAACAAGACTGGCCAAAAATTATAACCTGTGTAAGTTTCAGATGTGAAGCCATGAGCCATAGGCAGAAAACTTATCAAGAACCCAGTGATCTGGGGAGATCATGTGATCAAAGGTATCTCACTGGAGAATACAATGACCCTATTGGGTAGGAGGCTAGAAACTTTAGATAATAATTTACTGTCTAATGGGGAgagacacggagaaggcaatgacaccccactccaatactcttgcctgggaaatcccatggacggaggggcctggtaggctacagtccatggggtcgctaagagtcagacacaactgagcgacttcactttcacttttcactttcatgcattggagaaggaaatggcaacccactccagtgttcttgcctggagaatcccagaaacggaggagcctggtgagcttccgtctatggggtcacacagagttggacacgactgacatgacttagcagcagcaggggagagaCAAAAGTGTTGGAGATGAGAGTGCACTATGAATTCCTTTCTAATACTGTGGAATATGCCTTAGAGTGATCTGGAGCCATAttccattaataaataaaataaaaaccaagcaaCAAAGAGACAAACAAAAAGCTTTGCAAGCACACATGTACAATGTAGAAAGCatgctgaaataaaaaatagacatGGGGACCTGTAGCTATGACATGGGGACCTGTAGCTATGACctcattctcttccttcttttttcccccagctccCTTACCACTTTTTCTGCCtagcaaaatttgaaaattattgctCAGGTTTAATTTTTGTACTttggcaatatgtgaactgtagaTCTAGCCCCTGCTAAAAGATGTCAGGGTTTTGAGGAAGAGAGGACCAGGATCTTGGTAGAGACTGGGTCACTGTGTGGGATTTAAATACTCCCTCTAGTTTTCATCCTTATGTAACTgctaaaaaatcaaatcaattatTTTTGGTATGTCTGTCCTATGCCAGAATAGTGACAGCtgctttcaaatgtatttttaatttaatcttcataagaTCTTTTGAAGAAGAAAGACTCATCTCACTACCTACATGATGACACTAGAAAGATTACCACACTTGCTGTCAAGAGATATGGATTTAACCCCAGATCCACTTCAGTGGGCTGGGTGAACTTAGCAAGACTCCCTCAGTTGGACTCTTTGCCAGATTTCAATAAGGAGCTAATGACTGCTTATATTCCTTCCTGCTTAGCAAGTTTTGATTCTGTGATTGCAACATATCTTAAAGAAAGCAGGATCTGGACCAGACTCAGATGGTAAGATCTGAAAATCCAGAATAGAGAGAGGAAAGCAACTGTCCAAATCCAAGTTTTGCTGTTTTTGACTATATCATCCTGATCTCAGGTGGCCTCCACCTGCGATGGTTGAAACAGGATTTCTGTCTCCCGCCAGAGATTGAGGCCTATGGTGGTGACAGTGCTGAATCCTAgccaccaggccaccagggacAAGTGAGTGGCCAGTGACAAAGCCCTGGCCCATCAGCTgtgtagaaatgaatttccacataGAGATGAAAAGTTGTGAAACAAACTGTTTATTAGGAAGAAAAAACATATGTATGGATAGACACACAGGCGGGGTCAGAGATTCTCACCCTTTTAGTAGTTTAAACCACTTCACATGGGGCATGTCTTTCAGGTTTCctctggccaatcatcttgctttgcctgATTCTGAGTTTATATTTGGTTTATGTCAGGATCCacccatgtgtgcatgtgcatctCTTAGCTAAGATAGATTCTATCAAAGATGTCTATGGGTAGATTGACATCACCTACTATGGAGTTgttcctctctccctttttgaCCTTAAAGGAGATTTTCTGCTTGTGTGTAGTAAGGAAAATCTCCTTGACTTCGAGAATAAGGAATATGTGGCCTTTTATCTCTTATCATAGAAGGGCTTAACTTCTCCTATCCACTATTTTGAGTATCTGTCCATAGGGAACAAACTTCAGCTGTACAGCCTGAGGCCCATCTATTTTGCCTCAACCCTGtcagaaaagaaagtaaattctctctgatcttaattttttcttccttaaaacatTCTGTAACAAAGAGTCctaaagtttaaataaaataacacatgCTAAGTGTTCAATTCATGTTAGCTTTATTATCCCAGAGGCAGAGCAATGTAGTAGTTAGAACGTGAACTTTGATGCCTGCCTTCCTGGGTTGAAACATTAATTCTACCACTTAATTGCTTTGTGACCTTAAGCAATGCACGCAACTTTTCCTGTGTCTCGTTTCCTGTTCTGTAAAGTGAGGACATAGTAGAATCCTAAATACcatataaatgttaattattactACTTCAAAGATTTTCCACTTACATTTCTGCAGTGGGAATTTCATTCCTTGAGAATACTTAGTTTCACACATATCTCACATTTTCATTATGTGTAGAATCATTAGAATTGATAATTCCCCAAGTGAAGCATTTCCTTTTGAAGTGTCCAAGTCAACTTTCTATAGCCTCAGGAGTCCTGGCTTTCATGAAGTCTATGCTCTTCCCCCAAATACAAAATGCAGTACTCCATTCTGCTGAACTACTAAGTCTACTTCTTTTGAATTCTGatcctttctctcctctcatAACTTGTTTCATTTAGAAGCTCTTTATGCAGGAATGGTTGTGGGCACTCCCTGTGGAGGCAGCACCAAAAATGGCTGGAAACTGCTTTCCCTAGCAATGACTTGGGTCATGTTAATTAACAGTGGATCTGTATTGTGTGGTGAGCCTAGGGGTTTATAACCCGGTTTCAGAGACATCAGTTATTAACAACTCAATGCAGCACCATTGATTTCTAACACAGTGCTCggtattcattcttttaatgaatGAACTATCAAATGTTAAATTAGTGTGATAGAAATTTAAATGCTCCTTTTACAACTctgggactccctggtggctcagatggtaaagaatctgcctggaatgcacgACAGGACAGCCAGGTTTGATCGTTGGGTCAAGAAGAAACCATGcggagggaatggccacccactgaagtagtttgcctggagaatttcataaacagaggaccctggcagattacagtccatgaggaTGCAAAGAGTGAGACGTGACTGAGTGAATAATTTTACAAGTCTAGCAGGAGATAGTCTCTTTCTTAGATTTTTCATAGCTTCAAACTCCCTTAGCCTTTAGTTTATAATCTTTCTGCTCTTGTAACCTCCTCAGGTCTTTCTCTTTAGAATATAAAGTTTAGATAATC includes the following:
- the LOC113882694 gene encoding olfactory receptor 6N1-like yields the protein MDLVNHTWTQSFLLAGFTTTGALQPLAFLGTLCIYLLTLAGNLFIIVLVQADSRLSTPMYFFISVLSFLELWYVSTTVPTLLLTLLHRRSPISSTVCFVQLYVFHSLGMTECYLLGVMALDRYLAICCPLHYHALMSRQVQLWLAGVTWMAGFSAALVPASLTATLPFCLKEVAHYFCDLAPLMRLACVDTRWHNGVHGAVIGVATGCNLVLILGLYGGILRAVLKLPSAASRAKAFSTCSSHITVVVLFYASAFTVYVGSPGSLLEGIDKHIALVYAFLTPFLNPIIYTLRNKEVKDAMKRVRVRIRTILQEV